A window of Geothrix edaphica genomic DNA:
GGAGCGGCAGACTGCGCAGGCGCTTGCCGGTGGCGGCGAAGACCGCGTTGGCCACGGCGGGCGCCAGGGGCGGCAGGCCCGGTTCGCCCACGCCGCCCGGCGGCAGGTCACTGGGCACGATGTGGACCTCCACCTTGGGCATGGATGGGAGCAGGAGGATCGGGTGGGCCGAGAAACTGTCGGCGGTCACGCGGCCGTCCTTGAGCGTGATCTCGTCGTAGAGGGCGGCGCTGAGGCCGAAGGCGATGCCACCCTCCATCTGGGCCTTCACGTTCCCCGGATTGAGCACCATCCCGCAGTCCACGGCGCAGACCACGCGGTGGACGCGGATGCTGCCGTCGGCCTTGGCTTCCACTTCCGCCACCTGGGCCACATAGGTGCCGCAGTCCAGGTAGGCGTGGGCTGCGATGCCGCGTCCCCAGCCCTTGGGCAGCTTGCGGGTCCGCCAGCCGGCCTTGGTTGCCGCCAGCTCCAGCACGGCGCGGTACCGGGCCGGGTCGAAGGTGTCCCTCCCCAGCTTCCGCGGACCCTTCGGAAGGTTTTCGAGGCGGAAATCGAGGGGATCCTTCCCGGCCGCATGGGCCAATTCGTCCAGGAAGGACTCGGTGACGAAGGGGTTGAAGCTGGCCGGCACGGCCCGCCAGAACCAGATGGGCACCGGCGTGTCGCTCTGGCCCCACTCCACGTGGAGGTTCGGGATGGCATAGGCCAGGTCCGCCGCGCCCGCCAGCTCCGTGGCTTCCGCGGGCCAGGGGAAGTGGTTGGCGGCCGCGATGGAAGGCCCCACGAATCGGTGGCGCCAGGCGAGTGGATGGCCCTGGCCGTCCAGACCCGCCTCCAGTTCGTGGAGGGTGGCCGGGCGATAGCCGTCGTGCTGGAAGTCGTCAGGCCGGGTCCACTGCGCCTTCACCGGCGCGCCGACCGCCTTGGAGCACTCCACGGCATCGAGGATGAAGTCCGCCATGGCGCGGCGGCCGAAGCCACCGCCGGCCAGCGTGACCTGGATCTCGATCTGGTCGGCCTTCAGGCCCGTGAGCTTCTCGACGAAGGGCAGGGTCATCCCCGGGGCCTGGGTGGGGGCCCAGATCATGCAGCGGTCGGGCTTCACGTCCGCCACGGCCACCATGGGCTCCATGGTGGCGTGGGCGAGGAAGGGGGCGTCGTAGGTGGCCTTGATGCGCTTGGCCGCCTTGGGCAGGGCCTGGGCCGCATCACCTTCCTGGCGCACGACCTTGCCCGGCGTCTTGAGCCGCTCCTCGAACTGCCGCCGGAGGGCGGCGCTGTCCACCTTGGCGGCCGGGCCTTCGTCCCACTGCACCTTCAGCGCCTCCCGGCCGGCGAAGGCCGCCCAGGTGTCCTCGCCGAAGACGGCCACGCCGCTCGAAACCTGCAGCACCTTCTTCACGCCGGGCACCTTGAGGGCGGCCGCGGCGTCGAAGGACTTCACCTTCCCGCCGAACACCGGGCACCGCTCGATGCTCGCCACGAGCATGCCGGGGAGGTGGATATCCGTGGCGAACTGGGCCCGTCCGGTGACGATGTCGGGCCCGTCCAGGCGCAGGGTGTCCTTGCCCAGGATCCGGAAATCCCTGGGCGCTTTCAGCGGTGGCTCCGCCGGGGCCGTGAGTTTTGCGGCCCGGGCCACCAGGTCGCCGTAAGCCAGGCTCCGCTTCGTGGGCGGGTGCTGGATCCGGCCCGAGCGCGCCAGGCACTCGGACTTGGCCACACCCCAGGTGTCGGCAGCGGCCTGGAGGAGCATTTCCCGGGCCTGGGCGCCCACCTTCCGAAGGGCCAGGGTGGTGGAGCGCGTGGTCTGGCTGCCGCCGGTGACACCGAGATCGCCGAATCTCGGCGCGGTGGAGGCCTGGAGCACCTTCACGCGGGACCAGTCCGCCTCGAGTTCCTCCGCGATGGCCATGGCCATGCTGGTGCGCACGCCCTGGCCGATCTCCGTCCGCGTGGCCCAGATGGTGATGGAACCGTCGGGATCGATGCGGAGCATGCCGCTGGGCTGGAACGAGGCTACCGGGGCCTGGGCCGCGGCGCCCCTCACCCGCACGGGCAGGGCGAAGGCCAGGGTCAGGGCGCCGGTGGTCTTGAGGAAGTCACGCCGGGTGGTGCTCATGGGGCCACCTCCTTCCGCTGGCCCGCGGCCCGGTGGATGGCCTCGCGGATCCGCAGGTAGGTGCCGCAGCGGCACACGTTCTCGCCCATGGCCTGGTCGATGTCGCGGTCCGTGGGTTTGGGGTGCTTGGCCAGCAGGGCCGCGGCGGTCATGATCTGCCCCGTCTGGCAGTAGCCGCACTGGGCGACGTCCGTCTCGATCCAGGCCTTCTGCAGGGGATGGGCGCCATGGGGGTCCAGGCCCTCGATGGTGGTGATGCGCTTCGTGCCGACGTCGCCCACCGGCGTGACGCAGGACCGCACGGGCTCGCCGCCGAGATGGACGGTGCAGGCGCCGCAGAGGCCCTGTCCGCAGCCGAACTTGGTGCCTGTCAGGGCGAGGCGATCGCGCAGCACCCAGAGAAGGGGCATATCGGGTGGTGCCTCGACCGTGTGGGACTGGCCATTGACCGAGAGCGTGTACTCCGCCATGGGCACCTCCAGCTGGGATGGCGGCCCCCATGCTACGCCCGTTTGATGGCGAGGGTGGGATATGAAAAACTAGATCAATCCATCTTCAATGGGAACTTTCCGGATCCGCTTTCCCGTGGCGGCGAAGACCGCGTTCAGCACGGCCGGGATGACCACGGGCACGGGCGGCTCGCCCATGCCGGAAGGGGCCTCGACGCTGGGGATCACGTGGGTCTCGACGAGGGGCATGTCCCCGAGGCGCAGCACAGGGAAGTCGTGGTAGCCCGTCTGCACGGTACGGCCCTTGTCCCACGTGATCTGGGAGAAGAGGGCCGAGAGGCCGAAGGCGATGCCGCCTTCCACCTGGGCTTCGAGGCCCGCGGGATTCACCGCCAGGCCGCAGTCCACCGCGCAGGTGACCTTGTGCACCTTGAGCCGGCCCTTCACCAGGGAGACCTCCGCCACCTCGGCGGCGTAGGTGCGGCCGTCATAGGCGTGGCACGCAAGGCCGAGGCCATGGCCCGCGGGCAGCTTGCGGCCCCAGCCGGCCTTTTCCGCCGCCACCTCCAGCACCTTCTTCAGGCGCCGGATGTCGGCCGCGTCGCGGCCGAACTTGACGATGCCGCGGTCGCCCAGCAGGTCCAGGCGGAAGCGGAGGGGGTCCTTCCCCAGGGCGTGGGCGACTTCGTCGAGGAAGCATTCCCGGGCGAAGACATTGGGCACGATCTGGATGCCGCGCCACCAGCCCAGGGGCGTGGGCGCTTCCACTTCCGAGAAATCCACGGCGAGGGCGGGGATGGCGTAGGGGATGTCGTAGGCGCCGTTGGCTTCCGTGGTGGCTTGGGAGGGCGCCTTCTGGCCTCCCAGCCAGGACCTCAGCACAGCAGGGCCGGCGATGCGGTGGGTCCAGGCCGCGAGGGCGCCCGCGCCGTCGATCCCCGCGCGCAGTCGGTGGAGCGTCGCGGGATGGTGGAGGTCGTGGCGGAGGTCATCCTCCCGGTCCCACACCACCTGCACGGGACCGCCGCCGGCGGCCTTGGCCACCTGGGCGGCCTCGGTGCTGAAGTCGGTGCCCAGGCGGCGTCCGAAGCCACCGCCGATGAGGGGCACGTTCAGCTTCAGCTGCTCGGCCTTCAGGCCCATGGCCGCGGCGGCGCGATCCTGGGCCCGATTCGCGGACTGGCTGCCCACCCACATCTCGGCGCCATCGCCACCCACCTGGGCGGTGGCGTTCATGGGCTCCACGGTGACGTGGGCCTGGTAGGGGAAGCTGTACTCCGCCTCCAGCACCTTGGCGGCGGCGGCCAGGGCCTTGGCGGGGTCGCCTTCCCGGCGGGCGTCGTCGGCGGGCCCGGTGAGGGCCGCCCGCATCTTCGCTTCGAGCGTGGCGGAATTGAAATCCCGGCCGGTGCCCTCGTCCCAGGTGGCCGCGGCGGCCAGCGCCTCCCGGCCCTTGAAGGCCGCCCAGGTGCTGTCGGCCACGACCGCGAGCCCCGTGGGCACCTTCAGCACGGCCTTCACGCCGCGCACGGCCTTGGCCTTGGCGTCATCCCAGGTTTTGGGCTGGCCCCCGGGCACGGGGCAGCGCAGCACGGCGGCGAAGCGCTGGTCCGGGCGCCGCACATCGAGGCCGAAGACCGCCTTGCCCGTGACGATGGCCGGGCCGTCGAAGCGGGGCGTCCGCTTGCCCAGCAGGCGGTACTCGCCGGGCTTCTTCAGGGGGACATCCTTGGGAACGGGCAGCTTGGCCGCGGCTTCCGCCAGGGCGCCATAGGCCAGCCTCTTCCCGTCGGGACCGAGCACGAAGCCCTTCTCCGTGCGGCACTGGCCCAGGGATACCTTCCACTGGGCGGCGGCCGCGCCCTTGAGCATCTCCCGGGCCGTGGCCCCGGCGCGGCGGAGCGTATCCCAGGTGGTGCTCACGCTGGTGCTGCCGCCGGTGTTCATGGCCTTGAACTCCGGTCCGGGCTGGCCGGTGATGACTTCGACCTTCGACCAGTCGAGGTCCAGTTCCTCCGCCAACGCCAGGGGGAGAGCCGTGCGGACGCCCTGGCCCATCTCCACCTTGGGCACGGTGATCTGCGCCGTGCCATCAGGCCGGATAGTCAGGAAGGCATTGGGGCGGAAGGCCGCCCTGGTGGTCTCCCCAGGGCGGGGTTTGGCCTCCAGGTACACGCCCAGCATCAAGCCCGTGCCGGCGGCGCCGGTCAGTTTCAGGAAGTCGCGGCGGCTGGTCACTTCGCACCTCCGGCGGCGCGCTTCACCGCTTTGCGGACGCGGGGGTAGGTGCCGCAGCGGCAGACATGATCGGCGAAGGCTTCATCGATGTCGTGGTCCGAGGGACGGGCCTTGCGCTTCAGCAGGGCCGCGGCGGTCATGATCATGCCCGGCTGGCAGTAGCCGCACTGGGCCACGTCCTCGGCGATCCAGGCACGCTGCACCGGGTGGGAGCCATCCTTGGACAGGCCCTCCACGGTGATGACGGTACGTCCGGCGGCCTCCTTCAGGCTCGTCTGGCAGGCCTTCACGGCCTGCCCGTCGAGATGGACAGTGCAGGCACCACAGACGCCCTGGCCGCAGCCGAACTTGGTGCCGGTGAGGCCGAGCGTGTCCCGGAGCACCCAAAGCAGCGGCGTGTCGGCGTCGACCTCCACGCTGTGGCCGCGGCCATTCACAGTGAGCTGGTAGGTGGGCATGACGACCCTCGCAAATATCGTGTGACGAGGCTTCCACCCTACGCTCCTGGCCACCGGGTCGCAACGGCGGCGCCACCGCGGGACACCGGAATCGGCGACGCGCTATGCTGGGAGGCCCCCCCGGAGATCCCGATGCGACCCTTGCTCGCTGTCCTTCTGTCTCTTGCAGCGGCTGCCCTGAGCGCCGGCCCCAAGCCCCAGGTGAAGCTCACCACCTCCCTGGGGGTGATCGTGATGGAGCTCGAGCCGCAGGCGGCTCCGCGGACCGTGGAGAATTTCCTGAAGTACGTGAAGAAGGGGCAGTACAACGGCACCATCTTCCACCGCGTCATCCCCGGCTTCATGATCCAGGGCGGCGGCTACGTGGACTACCTGGGGAAGAAGCGGACCGACGCCTCCATCCCCAACGAGGCCGACCGCGCGCTGGCGGCGGGACTCAAGAACAAGCGCGGCACCGTGGCCATGGCGCGGACGCCGGATCCCCACAGCGCCGCGGCGGAGTTCTTCATCAATACGGTCGAGAACCGGTCCCTCGACTTCAAGAGCAAGGCCAACGACAAGACATGGGGCTATTGCGTGTTCGGTCGGGTCGTGAAGGGCATGGACGTCGTGGACCGCATCCAGGCCGT
This region includes:
- a CDS encoding xanthine dehydrogenase family protein molybdopterin-binding subunit; its protein translation is MSTTRRDFLKTTGALTLAFALPVRVRGAAAQAPVASFQPSGMLRIDPDGSITIWATRTEIGQGVRTSMAMAIAEELEADWSRVKVLQASTAPRFGDLGVTGGSQTTRSTTLALRKVGAQAREMLLQAAADTWGVAKSECLARSGRIQHPPTKRSLAYGDLVARAAKLTAPAEPPLKAPRDFRILGKDTLRLDGPDIVTGRAQFATDIHLPGMLVASIERCPVFGGKVKSFDAAAALKVPGVKKVLQVSSGVAVFGEDTWAAFAGREALKVQWDEGPAAKVDSAALRRQFEERLKTPGKVVRQEGDAAQALPKAAKRIKATYDAPFLAHATMEPMVAVADVKPDRCMIWAPTQAPGMTLPFVEKLTGLKADQIEIQVTLAGGGFGRRAMADFILDAVECSKAVGAPVKAQWTRPDDFQHDGYRPATLHELEAGLDGQGHPLAWRHRFVGPSIAAANHFPWPAEATELAGAADLAYAIPNLHVEWGQSDTPVPIWFWRAVPASFNPFVTESFLDELAHAAGKDPLDFRLENLPKGPRKLGRDTFDPARYRAVLELAATKAGWRTRKLPKGWGRGIAAHAYLDCGTYVAQVAEVEAKADGSIRVHRVVCAVDCGMVLNPGNVKAQMEGGIAFGLSAALYDEITLKDGRVTADSFSAHPILLLPSMPKVEVHIVPSDLPPGGVGEPGLPPLAPAVANAVFAATGKRLRSLPLLPPALRKA
- a CDS encoding (2Fe-2S)-binding protein, with amino-acid sequence MAEYTLSVNGQSHTVEAPPDMPLLWVLRDRLALTGTKFGCGQGLCGACTVHLGGEPVRSCVTPVGDVGTKRITTIEGLDPHGAHPLQKAWIETDVAQCGYCQTGQIMTAAALLAKHPKPTDRDIDQAMGENVCRCGTYLRIREAIHRAAGQRKEVAP
- a CDS encoding xanthine dehydrogenase family protein molybdopterin-binding subunit, which translates into the protein MTSRRDFLKLTGAAGTGLMLGVYLEAKPRPGETTRAAFRPNAFLTIRPDGTAQITVPKVEMGQGVRTALPLALAEELDLDWSKVEVITGQPGPEFKAMNTGGSTSVSTTWDTLRRAGATAREMLKGAAAAQWKVSLGQCRTEKGFVLGPDGKRLAYGALAEAAAKLPVPKDVPLKKPGEYRLLGKRTPRFDGPAIVTGKAVFGLDVRRPDQRFAAVLRCPVPGGQPKTWDDAKAKAVRGVKAVLKVPTGLAVVADSTWAAFKGREALAAAATWDEGTGRDFNSATLEAKMRAALTGPADDARREGDPAKALAAAAKVLEAEYSFPYQAHVTVEPMNATAQVGGDGAEMWVGSQSANRAQDRAAAAMGLKAEQLKLNVPLIGGGFGRRLGTDFSTEAAQVAKAAGGGPVQVVWDREDDLRHDLHHPATLHRLRAGIDGAGALAAWTHRIAGPAVLRSWLGGQKAPSQATTEANGAYDIPYAIPALAVDFSEVEAPTPLGWWRGIQIVPNVFARECFLDEVAHALGKDPLRFRLDLLGDRGIVKFGRDAADIRRLKKVLEVAAEKAGWGRKLPAGHGLGLACHAYDGRTYAAEVAEVSLVKGRLKVHKVTCAVDCGLAVNPAGLEAQVEGGIAFGLSALFSQITWDKGRTVQTGYHDFPVLRLGDMPLVETHVIPSVEAPSGMGEPPVPVVIPAVLNAVFAATGKRIRKVPIEDGLI
- a CDS encoding (2Fe-2S)-binding protein produces the protein MPTYQLTVNGRGHSVEVDADTPLLWVLRDTLGLTGTKFGCGQGVCGACTVHLDGQAVKACQTSLKEAAGRTVITVEGLSKDGSHPVQRAWIAEDVAQCGYCQPGMIMTAAALLKRKARPSDHDIDEAFADHVCRCGTYPRVRKAVKRAAGGAK
- a CDS encoding peptidylprolyl isomerase yields the protein MRPLLAVLLSLAAAALSAGPKPQVKLTTSLGVIVMELEPQAAPRTVENFLKYVKKGQYNGTIFHRVIPGFMIQGGGYVDYLGKKRTDASIPNEADRALAAGLKNKRGTVAMARTPDPHSAAAEFFINTVENRSLDFKSKANDKTWGYCVFGRVVKGMDVVDRIQAVKTSYKRSDFPNLPVKPVLIKEAVQIQ